A window of the Camelus dromedarius isolate mCamDro1 chromosome 5, mCamDro1.pat, whole genome shotgun sequence genome harbors these coding sequences:
- the RTN1 gene encoding reticulon-1 isoform X3 codes for MQATADSTKMDCVWSNWKSQAIDLLYWRDIKQTGIVFGSFLLLLFSLTQFSVVSVVAYLALAALSATISFRIYKSVLQAVQKTDEGHPFKAYLELEITLSQEQIQKYTDCLQFYVNNTLKELRRLFLVQDLVDSLKFAVLMWLLTYVGALFNGLTLLLMAVVSMFTLPVVYVKHQAQIDQYLGLVRTHINAVVAKIQAKIPGAKRHAE; via the exons CTATCGACCTGCTGTACTGGAGGGACATCAAACAGACGGGGATCGTGTTTGGGagcttcctgctgctgctcttcTCTCTGACCCAGTTCAGCGTGGTGAGCGTCGTGGCCTACCTGGCCCTCGCTGCACTCTCGGCCACCATCAGTTTCCGCATCTACAAGTCTGTTTTACAAGCTGTGCAGAAAACCGACGAGGGCCACCCTTTCAA GGCCTACTTGGAGCTCGAGATCACCCTGTCTCAGGAGCAGATTCAGAAGTACACAGACTGCCTGCAATTCTACGTGAACAACACACTTAAAGAACTGAGGAGGCTTTTTCTCGTTCAGGACCTGGTGGATTCCTTAAAA TTTGCAGTCCTGATGTGGCTCCTGACTTACGTTGGCGCTCTCTTCAATGGCCTGACTCTGCTGCTCATGG CTGTGGTTTCAATGTTTACTCTACCTGTAGTGTATGTTAAGCACCAG GCACAGATTGACCAATATCTGGGACTTGTGAGGACTCACATAAATGCTGTTGTGGCAAA GATTCAGGCTAAAATCCCAGGCGCTAAAAGGCACGCTGAGTAA